One window from the genome of Streptomyces sp. NBC_00287 encodes:
- a CDS encoding zf-HC2 domain-containing protein yields the protein MTDWHAPDALIAHYTDGSLPDSDAWSLEKHLESCTACAGRVSEAVRATAAGAVLFDVREAVLGAAPAPHTPPAPAARIRFLWAAGPAVRGAWLPAALLVALGAVVLAYGADFTGARPLLLALAPVVPVAGVALSYGAHADPLHELIAATPSAGLRLVLTRTAVVLAVSLPLLTLAGLVLPSYGGPGAAAWLLPGLALTLAALALGGWLGLRAATAVTGGGWLCAVLAPALATPDGAVSAALTDQISACLGGAPAQGAWAAAAALCAALLAARRTAYDRLERH from the coding sequence ATGACCGACTGGCACGCACCCGACGCCCTGATCGCCCACTACACCGACGGCTCCCTGCCGGACTCGGACGCCTGGTCACTGGAGAAACACCTGGAATCCTGTACGGCTTGCGCGGGCCGTGTCTCCGAGGCGGTACGGGCGACGGCGGCGGGCGCGGTCCTGTTCGACGTACGGGAGGCGGTGCTCGGGGCGGCACCGGCACCGCACACGCCACCCGCCCCCGCCGCCCGGATCCGCTTCCTGTGGGCCGCCGGCCCCGCCGTGCGCGGTGCCTGGCTCCCCGCCGCCCTCCTGGTCGCCCTCGGCGCGGTCGTCCTCGCCTACGGTGCCGACTTCACCGGCGCCCGCCCCCTCCTCCTCGCGCTCGCCCCCGTCGTACCCGTCGCCGGAGTCGCCCTGTCCTACGGCGCCCACGCCGACCCGCTGCACGAGCTCATCGCGGCGACACCGTCGGCGGGACTGCGTCTGGTGCTGACGCGGACCGCCGTCGTCCTGGCGGTGAGTCTGCCGCTGCTGACCCTCGCGGGCCTGGTGCTGCCGTCGTACGGCGGCCCGGGTGCCGCCGCCTGGCTGCTGCCGGGGCTCGCGCTGACGCTGGCCGCGCTGGCCCTCGGCGGCTGGCTCGGACTGCGTGCCGCGACCGCGGTGACCGGCGGCGGCTGGCTGTGCGCCGTCCTCGCGCCGGCGCTGGCGACGCCGGACGGCGCGGTGTCCGCCGCGCTGACGGACCAGATCTCCGCCTGCCTCGGCGGCGCCCCCGCCCAGGGCGCCTGGGCAGCGGCCGCCGCCTTGTGCGCCGCCCTGCTGGCGGCCCGGCGCACCGCGTACGACCGCCTCGAACGGCACTGA
- a CDS encoding ABC transporter ATP-binding protein — MTTIQVAGLHVRHRKTVALDSLDLDFGPGVHGLLGPNGAGKTSLIRVLATVAAPTGGRVRMLGEDIGDHRRRAAVRRRLGYLPQEFGYYPGFTVREFVAYMAWLKEVPAADTPAAVERAAARVGLADRIDAKIKTLSGGMVRRVGIAQAIVNDPKVLLLDEPTAGLDPEQRVEFRELLRELGASATVIVSTHLVEDVAAACTEVTLIAAGRLAYRGTPDSLTALGATADGIGDNPIERGYTAALRAHRESAAVAEVAAR, encoded by the coding sequence TTGACCACGATCCAGGTGGCCGGTCTGCATGTCCGGCACCGCAAAACCGTTGCCCTCGACTCGCTGGACCTCGACTTCGGTCCCGGTGTGCACGGCCTGCTCGGCCCGAACGGCGCGGGCAAGACCTCGCTGATCCGGGTCCTCGCCACCGTGGCCGCCCCGACCGGCGGCCGGGTGCGGATGCTCGGCGAGGACATCGGCGACCACCGCAGACGGGCCGCGGTCCGCCGCCGGCTCGGCTATCTGCCGCAGGAGTTCGGCTACTACCCGGGCTTCACGGTGCGCGAGTTCGTCGCGTACATGGCCTGGCTGAAGGAAGTGCCCGCCGCGGACACCCCGGCTGCCGTCGAGCGCGCCGCCGCCCGCGTCGGTCTCGCCGACCGGATCGACGCGAAGATCAAGACGCTGTCCGGCGGCATGGTCCGCCGCGTCGGCATCGCCCAGGCCATCGTCAACGACCCGAAGGTGCTGCTCCTGGACGAGCCGACGGCGGGCCTGGACCCGGAGCAGCGGGTCGAGTTCCGCGAGCTGCTGCGCGAACTCGGCGCCTCGGCCACCGTCATCGTCTCCACCCACCTGGTGGAGGACGTGGCCGCGGCCTGCACGGAGGTCACCCTCATCGCCGCGGGCCGCCTCGCCTACCGCGGCACCCCCGACTCCCTGACCGCGCTCGGCGCGACGGCGGACGGCATCGGCGACAACCCGATCGAGCGCGGCTATACGGCGGCCCTGCGCGCCCACCGCGAGTCGGCGGCCGTGGCGGAGGTGGCGGCCCGATGA
- a CDS encoding HNH endonuclease has product MPHVLVLNASYEPLGVVPLRRALVLVLENKAVCLEESGAFMHSATVTVPAPSVVRLKRFVRVPYRGPVPLTRRALFARDGGRCMYCGGVATSVDHVIPRSRGGKHVWDNVVASCRRCNHVKADRHLFEIGWRLRHKPAPPSGLAWRIIGTGHRDPRWLPYLQPFGADDALARIDGISA; this is encoded by the coding sequence GTGCCGCATGTCCTGGTCCTCAACGCGTCGTACGAGCCACTCGGCGTCGTACCGCTCCGCCGCGCGCTCGTCCTCGTGCTCGAAAACAAGGCCGTATGCCTTGAGGAGTCCGGCGCCTTTATGCACAGCGCAACCGTCACAGTCCCCGCACCAAGCGTGGTCCGGCTCAAGCGATTCGTCCGGGTTCCCTATCGGGGGCCCGTTCCTCTGACCCGTAGGGCGCTCTTCGCGCGCGACGGGGGCCGGTGCATGTACTGCGGTGGCGTCGCAACCAGCGTCGACCACGTCATCCCGCGCAGCCGCGGGGGCAAGCACGTGTGGGACAACGTGGTGGCTTCCTGCCGCCGCTGCAACCACGTGAAGGCCGACCGTCATCTGTTCGAGATCGGCTGGCGGCTGCGGCACAAACCGGCCCCGCCGTCTGGTCTTGCCTGGCGCATTATCGGTACCGGGCATCGGGATCCGCGGTGGTTGCCTTACTTGCAGCCGTTCGGCGCGGATGATGCCTTGGCCCGGATCGATGGCATTTCTGCCTGA
- a CDS encoding mechanosensitive ion channel family protein — protein sequence MSLSAVLLAAGSTPSPSPSGTTPAVPSLQDAQESATNAAGWVEENWSTWLAIGLRVLLILVIAAVLRVLVRRAITKLIDRMNRTAQAVDGTAIGGLLVNVERRRQRSQAIGSVLRSVASFVIMGTAALMILGTFEINLAPLLASAGVAGVAIGFGARNLVTDFLSGVFMILEDQYGVGDSIDAGVASGEVIEVGLRVTKLRGDNGEIWYVRNGEVKRIGNLSQGWSTAGVDVTVRPSEDLDRVKAVIAGVGERMSKEEPWNELLWGPIETLGLDSVLLDSMVVRVSAKTMPGKSLTVERELRWRIKRAFDAADIQIVGGPPVPVEDAGVTDPTAGMAAPSAYANTSSPQAQAATPLTPPSVTK from the coding sequence GTGTCCTTGTCCGCCGTCCTACTGGCCGCCGGTTCCACCCCGTCCCCGTCCCCCTCGGGGACGACCCCGGCGGTGCCGTCGCTCCAGGACGCCCAGGAGAGCGCGACCAACGCCGCCGGCTGGGTCGAGGAGAACTGGTCGACCTGGCTCGCGATCGGCCTGAGGGTGCTGCTGATCCTGGTGATCGCGGCGGTGCTGAGAGTACTGGTGCGGCGGGCGATCACCAAGCTCATAGACCGGATGAACCGCACGGCTCAGGCGGTCGACGGCACGGCGATCGGCGGGCTGCTGGTCAATGTGGAGCGCCGGCGCCAGCGCTCGCAGGCGATCGGCTCGGTGCTGCGCTCGGTGGCGAGCTTCGTGATCATGGGCACCGCGGCGCTGATGATCCTGGGCACGTTCGAGATCAACCTCGCGCCGCTGCTGGCCTCGGCCGGTGTCGCGGGTGTGGCGATCGGTTTCGGCGCCCGCAATCTCGTCACGGACTTCCTCTCCGGTGTCTTCATGATCCTGGAGGACCAGTACGGCGTCGGCGACTCGATCGACGCGGGGGTGGCCTCCGGCGAGGTGATCGAGGTGGGCCTGCGCGTGACGAAGCTGCGCGGTGACAACGGCGAGATCTGGTACGTCCGCAATGGCGAGGTCAAGCGGATCGGCAACCTCTCCCAGGGCTGGTCGACGGCCGGGGTCGATGTGACCGTGCGCCCGTCCGAGGACCTGGACCGGGTGAAGGCCGTGATCGCCGGGGTCGGCGAGCGGATGAGCAAGGAGGAGCCCTGGAACGAGCTCCTGTGGGGCCCGATCGAGACGCTCGGCCTGGACAGCGTCCTGCTGGACTCGATGGTGGTCCGGGTCTCGGCGAAGACCATGCCGGGCAAGTCCCTGACGGTGGAACGCGAACTGCGCTGGCGCATCAAGCGAGCCTTCGACGCGGCCGACATCCAGATCGTCGGCGGCCCGCCGGTGCCCGTGGAGGACGCGGGCGTGACCGACCCGACGGCAGGCATGGCCGCCCCGTCGGCGTACGCCAACACCTCCTCGCCGCAGGCCCAGGCGGCGACGCCGCTGACGCCGCCTAGCGTGACGAAGTAG
- a CDS encoding Uma2 family endonuclease: MSAEPIWEPVMEQPKQDPIDMLIAIEEAFPTPIRPEYVEGTAYVPPFPNDNHNDGAFELTYQFRAAGIRLAGMGNGYRAALPDGTTVALVGPDFYVRRRRPTELDESYYKAHKGWYPIDLLALVGEVTSTNLETDTGPKYRAYAAAGVPVYVLIDRRSKTAHCYTDPVLPGDDPTEAYYDTDTKVDLGEPLPLPAPYPTLDTAPFLEN, from the coding sequence ATGAGTGCCGAACCCATCTGGGAGCCGGTCATGGAGCAGCCGAAGCAGGACCCCATCGATATGTTGATCGCGATCGAAGAGGCATTTCCCACGCCGATTCGACCCGAGTACGTCGAGGGGACCGCCTACGTGCCTCCGTTTCCGAACGACAACCACAACGACGGCGCCTTCGAACTGACCTACCAGTTCCGCGCAGCCGGTATCCGCCTCGCAGGCATGGGAAACGGCTATCGCGCCGCCCTCCCGGACGGTACGACCGTGGCCCTCGTAGGCCCGGACTTCTACGTCCGCCGCCGCAGACCGACCGAGCTCGATGAGTCGTACTACAAGGCGCACAAGGGCTGGTATCCCATCGACTTGCTCGCCCTCGTGGGCGAGGTAACCTCCACCAACCTCGAAACCGACACGGGTCCCAAGTACCGCGCGTACGCCGCCGCCGGTGTCCCCGTCTATGTCCTCATCGACCGCCGCTCCAAAACAGCCCACTGCTACACGGACCCGGTCCTCCCCGGCGACGACCCCACCGAGGCCTACTACGACACCGACACCAAGGTCGACCTCGGCGAACCTCTCCCCCTCCCGGCGCCCTATCCCACCCTGGACACGGCACCGTTCCTGGAGAATTAG
- a CDS encoding ROK family transcriptional regulator, with translation MAGTPGTPSVLRAMNDRAALDLLLHHGPLSRTRLGKLTGLSKPTASQLLARLEAAGLVRTTGTTEGGSPGPSAQLYGVNPAAGYAAGLDVTPERVLAAVADITGRTVGRYELPTPGRRPARPVVQQVTDALDGAVKAAGLARDDIRRLVIGTPGAFDPNTGRLRYAAHLPGWHSPSLLDTLAAALPMPVEYENDVNLVAVAEQRLGAAQGHDDFVLLWNEEGLGAALVLGGRLHRGWTGGAGEVGFLPVPGAPLVRQVTRANSGGYQELAGAQAIPRLARELGIADIPEGPYTEVAATLLARAADSGAGPERQLLATYATGLATGLASLVSVLDPELVVLSGSALTHGGERLLALVQAELADLAASRPRLVMGDVTEHPVLRGALESALATTRDEVFDTSR, from the coding sequence ATGGCAGGCACCCCGGGTACCCCCAGCGTCCTGCGGGCGATGAACGATCGTGCCGCCCTGGACCTCCTGCTGCACCACGGGCCCCTGTCCCGGACGCGGCTCGGCAAGCTCACCGGCCTGTCCAAGCCCACCGCCTCGCAGTTGCTGGCCCGCTTGGAGGCCGCGGGGCTGGTGCGGACGACCGGTACCACCGAGGGCGGCAGCCCGGGTCCGAGCGCCCAGCTCTACGGGGTCAACCCCGCGGCCGGGTACGCCGCCGGACTCGACGTCACCCCCGAGCGCGTCCTCGCCGCAGTCGCCGACATCACCGGCCGCACCGTCGGGCGGTATGAGCTCCCGACCCCGGGGCGCCGACCCGCGCGACCCGTCGTCCAGCAGGTCACCGACGCCCTCGACGGCGCCGTGAAGGCGGCCGGGCTGGCCCGCGACGACATCCGGCGGCTCGTCATCGGCACCCCCGGCGCCTTCGACCCCAACACCGGCCGGCTCCGCTACGCCGCCCACCTCCCCGGCTGGCACTCCCCCAGCCTCCTCGACACCCTCGCCGCCGCCCTGCCGATGCCGGTCGAGTACGAGAACGACGTCAATCTCGTCGCCGTAGCCGAACAGCGTCTCGGCGCGGCCCAGGGCCACGACGACTTCGTACTGCTGTGGAACGAGGAGGGCCTCGGCGCCGCTCTCGTCCTCGGCGGCAGACTGCACCGCGGCTGGACCGGCGGCGCCGGCGAGGTCGGGTTCCTGCCCGTGCCGGGCGCGCCCCTGGTGCGCCAGGTGACCCGGGCCAACAGCGGCGGCTACCAGGAGCTGGCCGGCGCCCAGGCCATCCCGCGGCTCGCCCGGGAGCTGGGGATCGCCGACATCCCCGAGGGGCCCTACACCGAGGTCGCCGCCACACTGCTGGCCCGGGCCGCGGACAGCGGCGCCGGTCCCGAGCGGCAGCTCCTCGCCACCTACGCGACGGGGCTCGCCACCGGTCTCGCCTCGCTCGTCTCCGTGCTCGACCCCGAACTCGTCGTCCTCAGCGGCTCCGCCCTCACTCACGGCGGTGAGCGGCTGCTGGCCCTCGTCCAGGCCGAGCTGGCGGACCTCGCCGCCTCCCGGCCCCGGCTGGTGATGGGCGACGTGACCGAACACCCCGTGCTGCGCGGCGCGTTGGAGAGCGCCCTCGCGACAACCCGCGACGAGGTCTTCGACACCTCGCGCTGA